Proteins encoded in a region of the Clostridium beijerinckii genome:
- a CDS encoding Lsa family ABC-F type ribosomal protection protein, with protein MSLINVTNLTFSYDGNYDTIFENVSFQIDTDWKLGFTGRNGRGKTTFFNLLLGKYEYTGNISTNVNFEYFPYEVEEQENFTIDIIKEISPNSMDWEIMKELSMLDIDGDVLYRQFNTLSKGEQTKALLAAMFLKENSFLLIDEPTNHLDAEARKKLSNYLRKKKGFILISHDRAFLDNCIDHILSINKTNIEIQKGDFSSWWENKKRQDGYELAENEKLRKDINRLSESAKRTSGWSNEVEKSKKGTTNSGSKLDKGYVGHKSAKMMKRSKSIENRREASIEEKSKLLKNIESSDSLKISQLAYHKNKLLEFENVSIFYGDTMVCKDISFSIEQGERISLKGKNGSGKSSIIKLICDENIKYTGTFRKGSGLKISYVSQDTSYLKGNLTNYALENSIDESLFKAILRKLDFSREQFEKDISSFSGGQKKKVLIAKSLCEKAHLHIWDEPLNFIDVISRMQIEELLLEYSPTLLFVEHDSEFCKNVATKIVEL; from the coding sequence ATGTCTTTAATAAATGTTACAAACCTTACCTTCTCTTATGATGGTAATTACGATACTATTTTTGAAAATGTTAGTTTCCAGATTGATACTGATTGGAAATTGGGATTTACGGGAAGGAATGGACGAGGAAAGACTACTTTTTTTAATCTTTTACTTGGAAAATACGAATATACTGGAAATATATCAACCAATGTTAATTTTGAATACTTTCCATATGAGGTAGAAGAACAAGAAAATTTTACAATAGATATTATAAAGGAAATTAGCCCAAATTCAATGGATTGGGAAATAATGAAAGAACTATCGATGCTAGATATAGATGGCGATGTTCTATATAGACAATTTAACACTCTATCAAAAGGAGAACAGACCAAGGCATTGTTAGCAGCTATGTTTTTGAAGGAAAATTCATTTCTACTTATTGATGAACCTACAAATCATCTGGATGCTGAAGCTAGAAAAAAACTTAGTAATTATTTAAGAAAAAAGAAAGGATTTATTTTAATTTCACATGATAGGGCCTTTCTAGACAATTGTATTGATCATATTCTCTCAATAAATAAGACCAATATAGAAATACAGAAAGGTGATTTCTCAAGTTGGTGGGAAAATAAAAAGAGACAGGATGGATATGAACTAGCAGAAAATGAAAAACTTAGGAAAGACATTAATCGTTTATCGGAATCTGCTAAGCGAACCAGTGGTTGGTCAAATGAAGTGGAAAAATCGAAAAAAGGAACAACTAACTCTGGCTCTAAGCTTGATAAAGGATATGTTGGTCATAAATCTGCTAAAATGATGAAGCGTTCCAAATCAATTGAAAATAGACGAGAAGCTTCAATTGAAGAAAAATCTAAGCTTTTGAAAAATATTGAAAGCTCAGACAGCTTGAAGATCTCTCAGCTTGCTTATCATAAAAATAAGCTTTTGGAATTCGAAAATGTGTCAATATTTTATGGAGACACAATGGTTTGTAAAGATATAAGCTTTAGTATTGAACAAGGTGAAAGAATATCACTTAAAGGTAAAAACGGAAGTGGAAAATCAAGCATTATCAAGCTTATTTGTGATGAGAATATAAAATATACAGGTACTTTTAGAAAAGGCAGCGGACTAAAAATATCATACGTATCACAGGATACATCTTATCTTAAGGGAAATTTGACTAACTATGCTCTTGAAAACAGCATTGATGAAAGTCTTTTTAAAGCAATTTTGAGAAAGCTAGATTTTTCAAGAGAGCAATTTGAGAAGGATATATCATCCTTTAGTGGTGGGCAAAAGAAAAAAGTACTGATTGCAAAAAGTCTTTGTGAAAAAGCTCACTTGCATATTTGGGATGAACCCCTTAATTTCATTGATGTTATCTCTCGTATGCAGATAGAAGAGTTGTTACTTGAATATTCACCAACACTATTATTTGTAGAGCATGACAGTGAGTTTTGTAAAAATGTTGCAACAAAGATTGTGGAGCTTTAA
- a CDS encoding zinc-ribbon domain-containing protein produces the protein MQDKTLVCKDCGNEFVFTTGEQEFYKEKGFDNEPVRCPDCRRARKQQNNRR, from the coding sequence ATGCAAGATAAAACTTTAGTATGTAAAGATTGTGGAAATGAATTTGTTTTCACAACTGGAGAACAAGAATTCTACAAAGAAAAAGGATTTGACAACGAACCAGTTAGATGTCCTGATTGTAGAAGAGCTAGAAAGCAACAAAATAATAGAAGATAG
- the hisS gene encoding histidine--tRNA ligase, with protein MKNNKIQPSILPGFMELLPKEQQIFKDIVRKITKVYEENGFLEIDTPVIEKSEVLLAKSAGETEKQVYRFNKGSNDLSLRFDLTVPFARYSSQYFNELTFPFKRYQIGKVYRGERNQRGRYREFYQCDIDIIGNNKLSINNDAFVISMVSKGFKAIGLKKYKFQISNRKILSAILNSLGIGNVTEVLILIDKYDKIGDEEFKKSLNELIGVEKADVINKIINLDGSNESILEQLKKLNFNSEEFQKGLEELESVKKMLRLFGVEDNEYAINLKIIRGLDYYTGTVFETFLMENEKYGSICSGGRYDNLAQNYTDKVLPGVGISIGITRLFFVLKEIGFLNSYKVEKSMEYLIIPIGDTLEYCAEIYKKLIDKEKYVEIYLEDDKLKKKLNYANKLGIQKVILIGEDEVISKQVKLKDMISGEEKVISIEEI; from the coding sequence ATGAAGAACAATAAAATACAACCAAGTATATTACCAGGATTTATGGAGCTATTGCCTAAGGAGCAACAAATATTTAAAGACATAGTAAGAAAAATAACTAAAGTATATGAAGAAAATGGATTTCTGGAAATTGATACTCCAGTTATTGAAAAGTCTGAGGTATTATTAGCTAAAAGTGCAGGAGAGACAGAAAAACAAGTTTATAGATTCAACAAGGGAAGTAATGATTTATCTTTGAGATTTGATTTGACAGTGCCGTTTGCAAGATATTCATCACAGTATTTTAATGAACTAACATTCCCATTTAAAAGATATCAAATTGGAAAGGTATATAGAGGCGAAAGAAACCAGAGAGGAAGATACAGAGAATTTTATCAGTGTGATATTGATATTATAGGTAATAACAAGCTCAGTATTAATAATGATGCATTTGTAATCAGTATGGTTTCTAAAGGATTTAAGGCTATCGGTTTAAAAAAATATAAATTTCAAATAAGCAATAGAAAGATATTATCAGCTATTTTAAATAGTTTAGGGATTGGTAATGTAACTGAAGTTCTAATATTAATTGATAAATACGACAAAATAGGAGATGAGGAGTTTAAGAAATCATTAAATGAATTAATTGGAGTGGAAAAGGCAGATGTTATTAATAAAATCATAAATTTAGATGGAAGCAATGAAAGTATATTAGAACAACTAAAGAAGTTAAATTTCAATTCAGAGGAGTTTCAAAAAGGTTTGGAAGAACTTGAATCAGTTAAAAAAATGCTTAGGCTTTTTGGTGTAGAAGATAATGAATATGCAATTAACTTAAAAATAATAAGAGGACTTGATTATTATACAGGGACAGTATTTGAAACATTTTTAATGGAGAATGAAAAATATGGCTCTATATGTTCAGGTGGAAGATATGATAACTTAGCACAAAACTACACAGATAAAGTATTACCTGGAGTAGGTATATCCATCGGTATTACGAGATTATTTTTTGTATTAAAAGAAATAGGATTTCTTAATAGCTACAAGGTAGAAAAATCAATGGAATATTTAATAATACCAATTGGTGATACGCTTGAATATTGCGCTGAGATATATAAAAAATTAATTGATAAAGAAAAATATGTAGAAATATATCTTGAAGATGATAAATTAAAGAAAAAACTTAACTATGCAAATAAATTAGGGATACAGAAAGTGATATTAATAGGTGAAGATGAAGTAATAAGCAAACAAGTTAAACTAAAAGATATGATTAGTGGTGAAGAAAAAGTGATTAGTATCGAAGAAATTTAA